In one Pseudomonas fitomaticsae genomic region, the following are encoded:
- a CDS encoding FTR1 family protein, translating into MTAASRFLAWLVFPLCALSSFNLLADTVEGAPQALHLLDYISADYPPTVDSGKVIDDGEYREQLEFTQVLQGLIAGLPAKPEKAALEQGVTALHAAITAKQDGAEVARQARQLGAKLAVAYEVSQAPIITPDPTRGAPLYAQNCSVCHGDTGAGDGPAGLGMTPAPANLRDAARMDHLSLYAIYSTLGQGVEGTDMPAFADQLDDRQRWDLATYIAQFSADPATAKSDKTYNIADLARQTPAEVQAAEGPGAAAIFRVQRAQPPQVKRGPAQLLDYTAATLDKSLAAYRAGEHDQAYDLSVAAYLEGFELVESSLDNVDANVRKDTEKSLMAYRQSLQDGLPVLQAEQRLDAAKAKLKESAGLLGSDGLSWSLSYISGLLILLREGLEAILVLAAILAFLRNTGQQSAVRSVNVGWGLALLAGLGTWALAAYVIDVSGSQRELLEGATALFASVMVLWLGVWMHDRRHAAAWQDYIKQSLVGGGGRFGFAILAFFSVYRELFEVILFYETLWLQAGPAGHNAVLAGGATALVLLFGLAWVILRGSAKLPLTLFFSINAALLCALSVVFAGHGVKALQEAGIFGTRPVAFFDFDWLGIHADAYSLTAQAVAIAAIIVLYGRSWVAEKRRVAA; encoded by the coding sequence ATGACTGCCGCGTCCCGATTCCTGGCCTGGCTGGTGTTCCCGTTGTGCGCCCTGAGCAGCTTCAATCTGCTGGCCGACACCGTGGAAGGCGCGCCGCAAGCGCTGCACCTGCTCGATTACATCAGCGCCGATTACCCGCCGACGGTGGATTCAGGCAAGGTCATCGACGATGGCGAATACCGTGAGCAACTGGAATTCACCCAGGTGCTGCAAGGGCTGATCGCCGGCCTGCCGGCCAAACCGGAGAAAGCGGCGCTGGAGCAGGGCGTCACTGCCTTGCACGCCGCGATCACGGCGAAACAGGACGGCGCGGAAGTAGCCCGTCAGGCCCGGCAACTGGGGGCGAAACTGGCGGTGGCCTATGAAGTCAGCCAGGCCCCGATCATCACCCCCGACCCGACCCGTGGTGCGCCGCTGTACGCGCAAAACTGTTCGGTGTGCCACGGCGACACGGGTGCCGGCGACGGCCCGGCGGGTCTCGGCATGACGCCGGCACCGGCCAATCTGCGCGACGCTGCGCGGATGGATCACCTGAGCCTCTACGCGATCTACAGCACCCTCGGCCAAGGCGTGGAAGGCACTGACATGCCAGCCTTCGCCGATCAACTGGACGATCGTCAGCGCTGGGACCTGGCGACCTATATCGCACAGTTCAGCGCCGATCCGGCCACGGCCAAATCCGACAAGACCTACAACATCGCCGACCTGGCCCGCCAGACCCCGGCCGAAGTGCAGGCCGCCGAAGGCCCTGGAGCCGCCGCGATCTTCCGTGTCCAGCGGGCGCAGCCGCCGCAGGTCAAGCGCGGTCCGGCGCAGTTGCTCGACTACACCGCCGCGACCCTGGACAAGAGCCTGGCGGCGTACCGCGCCGGTGAGCACGATCAGGCTTATGACCTGTCGGTGGCGGCGTATCTGGAAGGCTTCGAACTGGTCGAGAGTTCGCTGGACAACGTCGACGCCAACGTACGCAAGGACACCGAAAAATCCCTGATGGCCTATCGGCAATCGCTGCAGGACGGCTTGCCGGTGTTGCAGGCCGAGCAGCGTCTGGACGCGGCCAAGGCCAAACTCAAGGAATCCGCCGGCCTGTTGGGCAGCGATGGTCTGAGCTGGTCGCTGAGCTACATCTCCGGCTTGCTGATTCTGCTGCGCGAAGGTCTGGAAGCGATTCTGGTGCTGGCGGCGATCCTCGCGTTCCTGCGCAACACCGGCCAGCAATCGGCGGTGCGCAGCGTCAACGTCGGCTGGGGGCTGGCGCTGCTCGCCGGCCTCGGCACCTGGGCGCTGGCGGCGTATGTGATCGATGTCAGCGGCTCCCAGCGTGAACTGCTCGAAGGCGCCACGGCGCTGTTCGCCAGCGTCATGGTGTTGTGGCTCGGGGTGTGGATGCACGACCGTCGGCACGCGGCGGCCTGGCAGGATTACATCAAGCAGAGTCTGGTGGGCGGAGGCGGGCGTTTCGGTTTTGCGATCCTGGCGTTCTTCTCGGTGTACCGCGAGCTGTTCGAAGTGATCCTGTTCTACGAAACCCTGTGGCTGCAGGCCGGTCCCGCCGGGCATAACGCGGTACTCGCTGGCGGTGCGACGGCGCTGGTGCTGCTGTTCGGTCTGGCGTGGGTGATCCTGCGCGGCTCGGCGAAACTGCCGTTGACGCTGTTCTTCAGCATCAACGCAGCACTGCTCTGTGCATTGTCGGTGGTGTTCGCGGGCCACGGCGTTAAGGCGTTGCAGGAAGCCGGGATCTTCGGCACCCGGCCGGTGGCGTTCTTCGATTTCGACTGGCTGGGGATTCACGCCGATGCCTATTCGCTGACGGCGCAGGCCGTGGCGATTGCGGCGATCATCGTGCTGTATGGCCGCAGTTGGGTGGCGGAAAAGCGCCGCGTGGCGGCTTGA
- a CDS encoding COG3014 family protein produces MRHSLLLPLLIAVVVQLSGCGAYRNYDLELEQTSDQLKAGNIDASLALIEAHNPDEEKDLLYYFEKGSVLSAGGEFAQSQNAWRSAEKIVIERQDAIETTGDKLLAAMGDHWGSIINDKLRRYDGYDYEKVMLTTQMALNQLAVNDFDGARADIKKTHEREALIARQREREYERVEEAAKNQGARVHYKDLQGYPVVMLDSPAVIALKNGYQSAFSHYLAGFTYEALGEKDLAAPGYRQAIELRPDMAFFQQALRDLDDPGRKADESDVLIIVQSGLAPGRSSVRVPYPVKLADGQVIVANVSFPVMVADTSTAPINQLGIDGRQQKLIAVNSITDMSLRTLRDDMPGIIQRTTYRAFLAADVQGTDNRRNPAKASYVTRYDGFEQADTRVWRTLPNLTQVTRLRLKKGDHLISLPNAPGTAPLRIRIDQNHQVIGVRVLGDRVFASGSAFQTADSAAARVVSGLK; encoded by the coding sequence ATGCGCCACAGCTTGCTCCTGCCCCTGTTGATCGCTGTCGTTGTCCAACTGAGCGGCTGCGGTGCGTATCGCAATTACGACCTGGAACTGGAGCAGACCTCCGACCAGTTGAAGGCCGGCAACATCGATGCCTCACTTGCCCTGATCGAGGCACACAATCCGGACGAAGAAAAAGACCTGCTCTACTACTTCGAAAAAGGCTCCGTACTCAGTGCCGGGGGTGAATTTGCACAGAGCCAGAACGCATGGCGCAGTGCCGAGAAAATAGTCATTGAGCGCCAGGACGCCATCGAGACGACGGGAGACAAGTTGCTGGCCGCGATGGGTGACCACTGGGGCAGCATCATCAACGACAAACTGCGCCGCTACGATGGCTACGACTACGAAAAAGTCATGCTGACCACGCAAATGGCCCTGAACCAGTTGGCCGTGAATGACTTCGACGGTGCCCGTGCGGATATCAAGAAAACCCACGAACGCGAAGCGTTGATCGCCCGGCAACGAGAGCGGGAATACGAGCGTGTCGAGGAGGCCGCCAAAAACCAGGGCGCGCGGGTGCATTACAAGGACTTGCAGGGTTACCCGGTCGTCATGCTGGACTCGCCTGCAGTCATCGCTCTGAAAAACGGCTATCAAAGTGCATTCAGTCACTATCTCGCCGGTTTCACCTATGAAGCGCTCGGGGAAAAAGATCTTGCTGCGCCGGGTTACCGGCAGGCGATCGAACTGCGGCCGGACATGGCGTTTTTTCAACAGGCCTTGCGCGATCTGGACGACCCGGGACGCAAAGCCGATGAAAGCGACGTGCTGATCATTGTGCAAAGCGGTCTGGCACCGGGCCGCAGTTCGGTCCGCGTGCCTTATCCCGTGAAGCTCGCGGACGGTCAGGTCATCGTCGCCAATGTGTCGTTTCCGGTGATGGTGGCGGACACGTCCACTGCACCGATCAACCAGCTCGGCATCGACGGACGGCAACAAAAGCTGATTGCGGTCAACAGCATCACTGACATGTCTCTGCGCACCCTGCGTGACGATATGCCCGGCATTATTCAACGCACGACGTATCGGGCATTTCTGGCGGCTGACGTTCAGGGCACCGACAACCGGAGAAACCCGGCCAAGGCCTCTTACGTCACCCGATACGACGGTTTCGAACAGGCGGACACCCGCGTCTGGCGCACGCTGCCGAACCTGACTCAGGTCACGCGCCTGCGCCTGAAAAAAGGCGACCACCTGATCAGCCTGCCAAACGCACCGGGGACTGCGCCGCTGAGAATCCGAATCGACCAGAACCATCAAGTCATTGGTGTTCGCGTCCTGGGCGACCGGGTATTTGCCAGCGGGAGTGCTTTCCAGACTGCCGATTCAGCGGCAGCCCGCGTGGTATCCGGCCTGAAATAA
- a CDS encoding YaiI/YqxD family protein, which produces MRVWIDADACPKMAKELVVKFALKRRFEVVLVAGQPQSKPALAIVKLIVVPSGPDAADDYLVEHAVPGELVICSDIPLADRLVKKGVAALDPRGKEFDAQNMGERLATRNLFTDLREQGQVSGGPAPFGDREKQAFANALDRILTRLTRKP; this is translated from the coding sequence ATGCGCGTATGGATCGACGCCGACGCCTGCCCGAAGATGGCCAAGGAGCTGGTGGTGAAGTTCGCCCTCAAGCGCCGCTTCGAAGTGGTGCTGGTGGCGGGGCAGCCGCAGAGCAAACCGGCGCTGGCGATCGTCAAGCTGATCGTGGTGCCGAGTGGCCCGGATGCGGCGGATGATTATCTGGTGGAGCACGCAGTGCCGGGCGAACTGGTGATCTGCAGCGACATCCCGCTGGCCGACCGGCTGGTGAAGAAGGGTGTTGCAGCGCTGGACCCGCGAGGCAAGGAGTTCGACGCGCAGAACATGGGCGAGCGGCTGGCGACACGCAACCTGTTCACCGACCTGCGTGAACAGGGCCAGGTCAGCGGTGGCCCGGCGCCGTTCGGTGACCGGGAGAAGCAGGCGTTCGCCAATGCGCTGGATCGGATCCTCACCAGGCTCACCCGCAAACCCTGA
- a CDS encoding sterol desaturase family protein — protein sequence MNFILYAVPFFFVLMAAELIADRCRGVSNYRLADAVNSISTGVLSTTTGLLTKGVGLVTYAFALEHLALVRLPADSVWVWVFAFVLYDFCYYWLHRMGHERNILWAAHSVHHQSEDYNLSTALRQTSTGFLLGWIFYLPMAVLGVPLLVFVTVAALNLLYQFWVHTRHIPKLGWFEWCFVTPSNHRAHHAQNALYMDRNYGGVFIIWDRMFGSFQEEDDNEPVIFGVTTPLASWNPLWANLQFYVQLWDDARRAERVWDKIRIWFMRTGWRPADVAAKYPMSKPDLSQFRKFEVPLDSRQQWYVGLQFGVYVALGSYLLNLERSLPTAALLLGWGVVAFGLFVLGVALENRPWAGKMEVLRLASNLPLVWLAPLVGLWPASPGIWVGLLSYSLLSGIGLYCCRQRLTRLAS from the coding sequence ATGAACTTCATTCTGTATGCGGTGCCGTTCTTCTTCGTATTGATGGCGGCGGAGCTCATCGCCGACCGCTGCCGCGGGGTGAGCAACTATCGCCTGGCCGATGCGGTGAACAGCATCAGCACCGGGGTGTTGTCGACCACCACCGGCCTGTTGACCAAGGGTGTGGGCCTGGTGACCTATGCGTTTGCCCTGGAGCATCTGGCGCTGGTCAGGTTGCCCGCGGACAGCGTCTGGGTCTGGGTGTTTGCCTTTGTCTTGTATGACTTCTGCTATTACTGGCTGCATCGCATGGGCCATGAACGCAACATCCTCTGGGCCGCGCATTCGGTGCATCACCAGAGCGAGGACTACAACCTTTCCACGGCCTTGCGCCAGACCAGCACCGGGTTTCTGCTGGGCTGGATTTTCTACCTGCCGATGGCGGTACTCGGGGTGCCGTTGCTGGTGTTCGTCACTGTCGCGGCGCTGAATCTGCTGTATCAGTTCTGGGTCCACACCCGGCACATTCCCAAGCTCGGCTGGTTCGAGTGGTGCTTCGTCACGCCGTCCAATCATCGGGCCCACCATGCACAGAACGCTCTCTACATGGATCGCAACTACGGCGGGGTGTTCATTATTTGGGACCGTATGTTCGGCTCGTTCCAGGAAGAGGACGACAACGAGCCGGTGATTTTCGGCGTGACCACGCCGCTGGCGAGCTGGAATCCGTTGTGGGCCAACCTGCAGTTCTACGTGCAGCTATGGGATGACGCGCGCCGGGCCGAACGCGTGTGGGACAAGATCCGGATCTGGTTCATGCGCACCGGCTGGCGCCCGGCGGACGTCGCGGCGAAGTACCCGATGAGCAAGCCGGACCTGAGCCAGTTCCGCAAATTCGAGGTGCCCCTGGACAGTCGTCAGCAGTGGTACGTGGGGTTGCAGTTCGGCGTGTATGTGGCGCTGGGCAGTTATCTGCTGAATCTGGAACGCAGTTTGCCCACCGCTGCATTGCTGCTCGGCTGGGGCGTGGTGGCGTTCGGTTTGTTCGTGTTGGGCGTGGCCCTGGAGAATCGCCCGTGGGCGGGAAAGATGGAAGTGCTGCGGCTGGCATCGAACCTGCCGCTGGTGTGGCTGGCGCCGCTGGTCGGGCTGTGGCCGGCCAGCCCGGGAATATGGGTCGGCCTGCTCAGTTACAGCCTGCTCAGCGGCATCGGGCTGTATTGCTGCCGCCAGCGACTTACTCGGCTGGCGTCTTAG
- the elbB gene encoding isoprenoid biosynthesis glyoxalase ElbB gives MSKKVAVILSGCGVYDGAEIHESVITLLRLDQRGAQVQCFAPNIAQLHVINHLTGEEMPESRNVLVESARIARGNVKDLREADVEDFDALIVPGGFGAAKNLSNFAIEGAGCTVQPQVLALAEAFAEAGKPVGLICISPALAAKIYGPGVICTIGNDADTAAAMNKMGATHEDCAVTDIIEDKARKLVTTPAYMLAQTISEAASGINKLVDRVLELTHENDV, from the coding sequence ATGAGCAAAAAAGTTGCAGTGATCCTGTCCGGTTGCGGCGTGTACGACGGCGCCGAGATCCACGAGAGCGTCATCACCCTGCTGCGCCTCGACCAGCGCGGCGCCCAGGTGCAGTGCTTCGCCCCGAACATCGCGCAATTGCATGTGATCAACCACCTGACCGGTGAAGAAATGCCTGAATCGCGAAACGTGCTGGTGGAATCGGCACGCATCGCCCGGGGCAACGTCAAGGATCTGCGTGAGGCCGATGTCGAGGACTTCGATGCGCTGATCGTGCCCGGCGGTTTCGGTGCAGCGAAGAACCTGTCGAACTTCGCCATCGAAGGCGCGGGCTGCACCGTGCAGCCGCAAGTGCTGGCGCTGGCCGAAGCCTTTGCCGAAGCGGGCAAGCCGGTGGGCCTGATCTGCATCTCGCCGGCGCTGGCCGCGAAGATCTACGGCCCGGGCGTGATCTGCACCATCGGCAACGACGCCGACACGGCCGCCGCCATGAACAAGATGGGCGCCACCCACGAAGACTGCGCGGTGACCGATATCATCGAAGACAAGGCGCGCAAACTGGTGACCACCCCGGCGTACATGCTGGCGCAGACGATCAGCGAGGCGGCTTCGGGGATCAACAAGCTGGTGGACCGCGTCCTCGAATTGACCCACGAAAACGACGTCTGA
- a CDS encoding DedA family protein gives MLQQFLHDFGYFALFLGTFFEGETILVLAGFLAFREYMDIKLVVVVAFFGSYAGDQLWYFLGRKHGRKLLARKPRWQMMGDRALEHIRKHPDIWVLSFRFVYGLRTVMPVAIGLSGYPPGRYLLLNGIGAAIWATALAAAAYHFGAVLEGMLGSIKKYELWVLGALLVLGLGLWLRRRFKNARLAKKVYEEEQAEQLAKAERHQAEMAKSVDPKTPAE, from the coding sequence ATGCTCCAACAATTTCTGCATGACTTCGGCTACTTTGCCCTGTTTCTCGGCACGTTTTTCGAAGGCGAAACCATCCTGGTGCTCGCGGGCTTCCTCGCGTTCCGTGAATACATGGACATCAAACTGGTGGTGGTCGTAGCGTTCTTCGGCAGCTATGCCGGCGATCAGCTGTGGTACTTCCTGGGCCGCAAGCATGGGCGCAAATTGCTGGCGCGCAAACCGCGCTGGCAGATGATGGGCGACCGCGCGCTGGAACACATCCGCAAGCACCCGGACATCTGGGTTCTGAGCTTTCGCTTCGTGTACGGCCTGCGCACGGTGATGCCGGTGGCGATCGGCCTGTCGGGCTATCCGCCGGGACGTTATCTGCTGCTCAACGGTATCGGCGCCGCGATCTGGGCCACCGCCCTGGCCGCTGCCGCCTACCACTTCGGCGCTGTGCTCGAAGGCATGCTCGGCAGCATCAAGAAGTATGAGTTGTGGGTGCTGGGCGCGCTGCTGGTGCTCGGCCTGGGCCTGTGGCTACGCCGCCGGTTCAAGAATGCCCGGCTGGCGAAAAAGGTCTACGAAGAAGAGCAGGCCGAGCAACTGGCCAAGGCCGAACGGCACCAAGCCGAAATGGCCAAGTCCGTCGACCCTAAGACGCCAGCCGAGTAA